Proteins from a single region of Streptomyces spectabilis:
- a CDS encoding endonuclease V has translation MNTTTVTIPPLPADWPADETAARAVQDALRTRVVRDEPGPPPGTGHVTGVDVAYDDERDVVAAAVVVLDAASLAVVEEATAVGTVAFPYVPGLLAFRELPAVLAALDALTVDPGLVVCDGYGIAHPRRFGLASHLGVVTGRPTIGVAKNPFTFAHEEPGAARGGTAPLLDGTEEVGAALRTRDGVKPVFVSVGHRVDLARALAHTLHLTPRYRLPETTRKADALCRAALREATA, from the coding sequence ATGAACACGACCACCGTGACGATCCCGCCCCTGCCCGCCGACTGGCCCGCGGACGAGACGGCGGCCCGCGCCGTCCAGGACGCCCTGCGCACCCGCGTGGTGCGCGACGAGCCGGGCCCGCCGCCCGGCACGGGCCACGTCACGGGCGTGGACGTGGCGTACGACGACGAGCGGGACGTGGTCGCCGCCGCGGTCGTGGTCCTGGACGCGGCGAGCCTCGCCGTCGTCGAGGAGGCGACGGCGGTGGGCACCGTCGCGTTCCCCTACGTGCCGGGCCTGTTGGCCTTCCGGGAGCTGCCCGCGGTGCTCGCCGCCCTGGACGCGCTCACCGTCGACCCGGGCCTGGTCGTCTGCGACGGCTACGGGATCGCGCACCCGCGCCGCTTCGGCCTCGCGAGCCACCTCGGCGTGGTCACGGGCCGCCCCACCATCGGCGTCGCCAAGAACCCCTTCACCTTCGCCCACGAGGAGCCCGGGGCCGCGCGCGGCGGCACGGCGCCGCTCCTCGACGGCACGGAGGAGGTCGGCGCCGCGCTGCGCACGCGGGACGGCGTGAAGCCGGTGTTCGTGTCGGTGGGCCACCGCGTGGACCTCGCGCGAGCCCTTGCCCACACCCTGCACCTCACCCCGCGCTACCGGCTGCCGGAGACCACCCGCAAGGCCGACGCCCTGTGCCGCGCGGCCCTGCGGGAGGCGACGGCCTGA
- a CDS encoding saccharopine dehydrogenase family protein: MTSHDKDRPYDIALFGATSFVGVLTAEYLAAHAPAGLRWAIAGRDTAKLERLRERLAEDHPACAELPVLRADAGDPASLRELAAHARVVATTVGPYLTYGQDLVAACADAGTDYLDLSGEPEFVDRMYVRHDARARETGARLLHACGFDSVPHDLGVYYTVRQLPEDVPLRVDGFVRTHARFSGGTFASALQQFARGRQMVAAARERRRHEPRLVGRTAYAPPGPPRYAAEVGAWALPLPTIDPQVVQHSARALPRYGPDFRYRHYAAVRSLPVAVGGVAAVGTVLAAAQLPPARRWLSGLVRPGEGPDAARRAASWFSLRFVGEGGGQRVYTEVTGGDPGYGETAKIFAEAALCLALDDLPETSGQVTTAVAMAEPLIERLTAAGIGFRVAAVR; encoded by the coding sequence ATGACCAGTCACGACAAGGACCGTCCGTACGACATCGCGCTCTTCGGAGCGACCAGTTTCGTGGGGGTGCTGACCGCCGAGTACCTCGCCGCGCACGCCCCCGCCGGGCTGCGCTGGGCGATCGCCGGGCGCGACACCGCGAAGCTGGAGCGGCTGCGGGAGCGCCTCGCCGAGGACCACCCCGCGTGCGCGGAGCTGCCCGTCCTGCGCGCGGACGCGGGCGACCCCGCGTCGCTGCGCGAACTGGCCGCCCACGCGCGCGTGGTGGCCACCACCGTCGGCCCGTACCTCACCTACGGCCAGGACCTGGTGGCGGCCTGCGCGGACGCGGGCACGGACTATCTGGACCTGTCCGGCGAGCCCGAGTTCGTGGACCGGATGTACGTGCGGCACGACGCCCGCGCGCGGGAGACCGGCGCGCGCCTGCTGCACGCCTGTGGCTTCGACTCGGTCCCGCACGACCTCGGTGTGTACTACACGGTGCGGCAGCTGCCCGAGGACGTGCCGCTGCGCGTGGACGGCTTCGTCCGCACCCACGCGCGCTTCTCCGGCGGTACGTTCGCCTCCGCCCTGCAGCAGTTCGCGCGCGGGCGCCAGATGGTGGCCGCCGCGCGCGAGCGGCGGCGGCACGAGCCGCGGCTCGTGGGGCGCACCGCGTACGCGCCGCCGGGCCCGCCCCGGTACGCCGCCGAGGTCGGCGCGTGGGCGCTGCCGCTGCCCACGATCGACCCGCAGGTGGTGCAGCACTCCGCGCGGGCGCTGCCGCGCTACGGACCGGACTTCCGCTACCGGCACTACGCCGCCGTGCGCTCGCTCCCGGTGGCCGTGGGCGGCGTCGCGGCCGTCGGCACGGTCCTGGCCGCCGCGCAGCTGCCCCCGGCGCGGCGCTGGCTCTCCGGACTGGTCAGGCCGGGCGAGGGGCCGGACGCGGCGCGCCGGGCCGCGAGCTGGTTCTCGCTGAGGTTCGTCGGCGAGGGCGGCGGGCAGCGGGTGTACACCGAGGTGACCGGTGGCGACCCCGGGTACGGCGAGACCGCGAAGATCTTCGCGGAGGCGGCCCTGTGCCTCGCGCTCGACGACCTGCCCGAGACCTCGGGCCAGGTGACGACGGCCGTCGCCATGGCCGAGCCGCTCATCGAGCGCCTCACGGCGGCGGGGATCGGGTTCCGGGTGGCCGCGGTGCGGTGA
- a CDS encoding CaiB/BaiF CoA transferase family protein, producing the protein MAVPDNGVHGPLDGVRVVELAGIGPGPFAAMLLADLGADVVRVDRPGGAGLAVDPAYDLTNRNKRSVLVDLKAPGGAARVLDLAERADVLIEGYRPGVAERLGVGPEHCHARNPRLVYGRMTGWGQQGPLAPRAGHDIAYIAVTGTLGMIGAADEPPTVPANLVGDYAGGSLYLVVGVLAALQHARAHGTGQVVDAAIVDGAAHLATMIHGMLAAGGWQDRRGANLLDGGCPFYGTYETADGGHMAVGALEQRFYDEFAELLDLKDVAAARGDLARWGELRAAVAARFKTRTRAEWTAVFEDSDACVAPVLSLREAPRHPHLAARGTFTDHGGLTQPAPAPRFSATPTAVRSGPARPGADTEDVARDWDVPALRDAAPPS; encoded by the coding sequence ATGGCAGTGCCGGACAACGGCGTTCACGGACCGCTCGACGGAGTGCGCGTGGTCGAGCTCGCGGGCATCGGCCCCGGCCCGTTCGCGGCCATGCTCCTGGCCGACCTCGGCGCGGACGTCGTGCGCGTCGACCGGCCCGGCGGCGCCGGGCTCGCCGTCGACCCCGCGTACGACCTCACCAACCGCAACAAGCGCAGCGTGCTCGTCGACCTGAAGGCCCCGGGCGGCGCGGCCCGGGTGCTCGACCTCGCCGAGCGCGCGGACGTGCTCATCGAGGGCTACCGCCCCGGCGTCGCCGAGCGCCTCGGGGTCGGCCCCGAGCACTGCCACGCCCGCAATCCGCGGCTGGTCTACGGCCGCATGACCGGCTGGGGTCAGCAGGGCCCGCTCGCCCCGCGCGCCGGGCACGACATCGCGTACATCGCCGTCACCGGCACCCTCGGCATGATCGGCGCGGCGGACGAGCCGCCCACGGTCCCGGCGAACCTCGTCGGGGACTACGCGGGCGGCTCGCTCTACCTCGTCGTCGGCGTGCTCGCCGCGCTGCAGCACGCCCGCGCGCACGGCACCGGGCAGGTCGTGGACGCCGCGATCGTGGACGGCGCCGCGCATCTGGCCACGATGATCCACGGCATGCTGGCGGCCGGCGGCTGGCAGGACCGCAGGGGCGCCAACCTCCTGGACGGCGGCTGCCCCTTCTACGGCACGTACGAGACCGCGGACGGCGGCCACATGGCCGTGGGCGCCCTGGAGCAGCGCTTCTACGACGAGTTCGCCGAGCTGCTGGACCTGAAGGACGTCGCGGCCGCGCGCGGGGACCTGGCCCGCTGGGGCGAGCTGCGCGCGGCCGTCGCCGCCCGCTTCAAGACCCGTACGCGCGCCGAGTGGACGGCCGTGTTCGAGGACTCCGACGCCTGTGTGGCACCGGTGCTCTCGCTGCGCGAGGCCCCCCGCCACCCGCACCTCGCGGCCCGCGGCACCTTCACCGACCACGGCGGCCTCACCCAGCCCGCGCCCGCGCCCCGGTTCTCCGCGACGCCCACGGCGGTGCGCTCCGGGCCCGCGCGGCCCGGCGCCGACACCGAGGACGTCGCCCGCGACTGGGACGTACCGGCGCTGCGCGACGCCGCGCCGCCCTCCTGA
- a CDS encoding acyl-CoA dehydrogenase family protein, translating to MERQIFDAEHDAFRETVRTFLAKEVLPHYERWESDGIVSRDAWRAAGKQGLLGIAVPEEHGGGGNGDFRYAAVLAEEFTRAGAAGLAIGLHNDIIGPYLTGLATEEQRRRWLPGFCDGSLIGAIAMTEPGAGSDLQGIRTSAEDRGDHWLLNGSKTFISNGILADLVIVVARTTPEGGAHGLSLLVVERGMDGFERGRNLDKIGQKAQDTAELFFHDVRVPKENLLGELNGAFVHLMTNLAQERMAIAVAGIAAAEHLLEITKAYVKEREAFGRPLSRLQHIRFEIAEMATECAVTRTFLDRCIVDHSNGQLDAVHASMAKWWATELQKRVADRCLQLHGGYGYMTEYRVAKAFTDGRIQTIYGGTTEIMKEIIGRALLD from the coding sequence ATGGAACGGCAGATCTTCGACGCCGAGCACGACGCGTTCCGCGAGACCGTGCGCACCTTCCTCGCCAAGGAGGTCCTGCCGCACTACGAGCGGTGGGAGAGCGACGGCATCGTCTCCCGCGACGCCTGGCGCGCTGCGGGCAAGCAGGGCCTGCTCGGCATCGCGGTGCCCGAGGAGCACGGAGGCGGCGGCAACGGCGACTTCCGCTACGCCGCCGTGCTCGCCGAGGAGTTCACCCGGGCGGGCGCGGCGGGCCTCGCGATCGGCCTGCACAACGACATCATCGGCCCCTATCTGACCGGCCTCGCCACCGAGGAGCAGCGGCGGCGCTGGCTGCCCGGCTTCTGCGACGGCTCGCTGATCGGCGCCATCGCGATGACGGAGCCGGGCGCGGGCTCCGACCTCCAGGGCATCCGCACGAGCGCCGAGGACCGCGGCGACCACTGGCTGCTCAACGGCTCCAAGACGTTCATCTCCAACGGCATCCTCGCCGACCTCGTCATCGTCGTCGCCCGGACCACGCCCGAGGGCGGCGCGCACGGCCTGTCGCTGCTCGTCGTCGAGCGCGGCATGGACGGCTTCGAGCGCGGCCGCAACCTCGACAAGATCGGCCAGAAGGCCCAGGACACCGCCGAGCTCTTCTTCCACGACGTGCGCGTGCCCAAGGAGAACCTCCTCGGCGAGCTGAACGGCGCCTTCGTCCACCTGATGACGAACCTCGCGCAGGAGCGCATGGCCATCGCCGTCGCCGGGATCGCCGCCGCCGAGCACCTCCTGGAGATCACCAAGGCCTACGTCAAGGAGCGCGAGGCCTTCGGCCGCCCCCTGTCCCGGCTCCAGCACATCCGGTTCGAGATCGCCGAGATGGCCACCGAGTGCGCCGTCACCCGCACGTTCCTCGACCGCTGCATCGTGGATCACTCGAACGGGCAGCTCGACGCGGTGCACGCGTCCATGGCCAAGTGGTGGGCCACGGAGCTGCAGAAGCGGGTCGCCGACCGCTGTCTGCAACTGCACGGGGGGTACGGCTACATGACGGAGTACCGCGTCGCGAAGGCGTTCACCGACGGACGCATCCAGACCATCTACGGCGGCACGACCGAGATCATGAAGGAGATCATCGGTCGCGCCCTGCTCGACTGA
- a CDS encoding acetyl-CoA C-acetyltransferase, which yields MSSEAYVYDAIRTPRGRGKANGALHGTKPIDLVTGLMREVTRRLPGLDPAAVDDVVLGVVGPVGDQGSDIARIAAVAAGLPDTVAGVQENRFCASGLEAVNMAAMKVRSGWEDLVLAGGVESMSRVPMASDGGAWFNDPMTNLDTGFVPQGIGADLIATLGGYTRRDVDEYAALSQERAAAAWKEGRFEKSVVPVKDRSGLTVLDHDEHLRPGTTADTLAKLKPSFKDIGDLGGFDAVALQKYHWVEKIDHVHHAGNSSGIVDGAALVAIGNKEIGERYGLTPRARVVSVAVSGSEPTIMLTGPAPATRKALAKAGLTIDDIDLVEINEAFAAVVLRFVEDMGLSLDKVNVNGGAIALGHPLGATGAMILGTLVDELERQDKRYGLATLCVGGGMGIATIVERV from the coding sequence GTGAGCTCCGAAGCGTACGTATACGACGCGATCCGCACCCCGCGCGGCCGCGGCAAGGCGAACGGCGCCCTGCACGGCACCAAGCCGATCGACCTCGTCACCGGTCTGATGCGGGAGGTCACCCGCCGCCTTCCGGGCCTGGACCCGGCGGCCGTCGACGACGTCGTCCTCGGCGTCGTCGGACCGGTCGGCGACCAGGGCTCCGACATCGCCCGGATCGCCGCCGTCGCGGCCGGCCTTCCGGACACGGTCGCGGGCGTCCAGGAGAACCGCTTCTGCGCCTCGGGCCTCGAAGCGGTCAACATGGCCGCGATGAAGGTCCGTTCGGGCTGGGAGGACCTGGTGCTCGCCGGCGGCGTCGAGTCCATGTCACGGGTGCCGATGGCCTCCGACGGCGGCGCCTGGTTCAACGACCCGATGACCAACCTCGACACCGGCTTCGTCCCGCAGGGCATCGGCGCCGACCTGATCGCCACCCTGGGGGGCTACACGCGGCGCGACGTCGACGAGTACGCCGCCCTGTCGCAGGAGCGCGCGGCCGCCGCCTGGAAGGAGGGCCGCTTCGAGAAGTCCGTCGTCCCGGTGAAGGACCGCAGCGGCCTCACCGTCCTCGACCACGACGAGCACCTGCGGCCCGGCACCACCGCCGACACGCTCGCGAAGCTCAAGCCGTCCTTCAAGGACATCGGCGACCTGGGCGGCTTCGACGCGGTCGCGCTGCAGAAGTACCACTGGGTGGAGAAGATCGACCACGTCCACCACGCGGGCAACTCCTCCGGCATCGTCGACGGCGCGGCCCTGGTCGCGATCGGCAACAAGGAGATCGGCGAGCGCTACGGCCTGACCCCGCGCGCCCGCGTCGTCTCCGTGGCGGTCTCCGGCTCCGAGCCCACCATCATGCTCACCGGGCCCGCCCCGGCGACCCGCAAGGCCCTCGCCAAGGCCGGGCTCACCATCGACGACATCGACCTGGTCGAGATCAACGAGGCCTTCGCGGCCGTCGTCCTGCGCTTCGTCGAGGACATGGGCCTGAGCCTGGACAAGGTCAACGTCAACGGCGGCGCGATCGCCCTCGGCCACCCGCTCGGCGCCACCGGCGCGATGATCCTGGGCACCCTCGTCGACGAGCTGGAGCGCCAGGACAAGCGCTACGGCCTCGCCACGCTGTGCGTCGGCGGCGGCATGGGCATCGCGACGATCGTGGAACGCGTGTAA
- a CDS encoding 3-hydroxyacyl-CoA dehydrogenase NAD-binding domain-containing protein, translated as MTTESTTIRWEQDDTGVVTLVLDDPNQSANTMNQAFKDSIAAIAERAEAEKDSIRGIVYTSAKKTFFAGGDLKEMIQVGPENAQAAFETGTAIKNSLRRIETLGKPVVAAINGAALGGGYEIALASHHRIALDAPGSKIGLPEVTLGLLPAGGGVARTVRLMGITDALLKVLLQGTQYNPRRALENGLVHDVAATPEEMLAKARAFIDAHPESQQPWDVPGYRIPGGTPAHPKFAANLPAFPANLRKQLNGAPYPAPRNILAAAVEGSQVDFETALTIEARYFTELVTGQTSKNMIQAFFFDLQAVNSGANRPQGVEPRQVRKVAVLGAGMMGAGIAYSCARAGIDVVLKDVSAEAAAKGKGYSEKLCEKAVARGRTTREKADALLARITPSGDVADLACCDAVIEAVFENPELKHKVFQEVQDVVAPDALLCSNTSTLPISLLAEGVSRPVDFIGLHFFSPVDKMPLVEIIKGERTGEEALARAFDLVRQINKTPIVVNDSRGFFTSRVIGHFINEGVAMVGEGIEPASVEQAAAQAGYPAKVLSLMDELTLTLPRKIRNESKRAVEEAGGTWATHPAEAVIDRMVDEFDRTGRSGGKGFYDYGDDGKRTGLWPGLREHFTKTGHSIPFADMQERMLFSEALDTVRLLEEGVLTSVADANIGSIFGIGFPGWTGGVLQYINGYEGGLPGFVARARELAERYGDRFTPPALLVEKADNGEKFSDG; from the coding sequence ATGACCACCGAGAGCACCACCATCCGCTGGGAACAGGACGACACGGGCGTCGTCACCCTCGTCCTCGACGACCCGAACCAGTCCGCGAACACGATGAACCAGGCGTTCAAGGACTCCATCGCCGCGATCGCCGAGCGGGCCGAGGCCGAGAAGGACTCCATCCGCGGCATCGTCTACACCTCCGCCAAGAAGACCTTCTTCGCGGGCGGCGACCTCAAGGAAATGATCCAGGTCGGCCCCGAGAACGCCCAGGCCGCCTTCGAGACCGGCACGGCGATCAAGAACTCGCTGCGCCGCATCGAGACCCTCGGCAAGCCCGTCGTCGCCGCCATCAACGGCGCGGCGCTCGGCGGCGGCTACGAGATCGCGCTCGCCAGCCACCACCGGATCGCGCTCGACGCCCCCGGCTCCAAGATCGGCCTGCCCGAGGTCACGCTCGGCCTGCTCCCGGCGGGCGGCGGCGTCGCCCGCACCGTCCGCCTCATGGGCATCACCGACGCCCTGCTGAAGGTGCTGCTCCAGGGCACCCAGTACAACCCGAGGCGCGCCCTGGAGAACGGCCTGGTGCACGACGTGGCCGCGACCCCCGAGGAGATGCTGGCCAAGGCCCGAGCCTTCATCGACGCCCACCCCGAGTCCCAGCAGCCCTGGGACGTGCCCGGCTACCGCATCCCGGGCGGCACCCCGGCCCACCCGAAGTTCGCCGCGAACCTCCCGGCCTTCCCCGCCAACCTCAGGAAGCAGCTGAACGGCGCGCCCTACCCGGCGCCGCGCAACATCCTCGCGGCCGCCGTCGAGGGCTCCCAGGTCGACTTCGAGACCGCCCTGACCATCGAGGCCCGGTACTTCACGGAGCTGGTCACGGGGCAGACCTCGAAGAACATGATCCAGGCCTTCTTCTTCGACCTCCAGGCCGTCAACTCCGGCGCCAACCGCCCCCAGGGCGTCGAGCCCCGCCAGGTCCGCAAGGTCGCCGTGCTCGGCGCCGGGATGATGGGCGCGGGCATCGCCTACTCCTGCGCCCGCGCGGGCATCGACGTCGTCCTCAAGGACGTCTCCGCCGAGGCCGCGGCCAAGGGCAAGGGCTACTCGGAGAAGCTGTGCGAGAAGGCCGTCGCGCGCGGGCGCACCACCCGGGAGAAGGCGGACGCGCTGCTCGCCCGCATCACCCCGTCCGGCGACGTGGCCGACCTCGCGTGCTGCGACGCGGTCATCGAGGCCGTCTTCGAGAACCCGGAGCTCAAGCACAAGGTGTTCCAGGAGGTCCAGGACGTCGTCGCGCCCGACGCCCTCCTGTGCTCCAACACCTCCACGCTGCCGATCAGTCTGCTCGCCGAGGGCGTCAGCAGGCCGGTGGACTTCATCGGCCTGCACTTCTTCTCGCCCGTCGACAAGATGCCGCTCGTGGAGATCATCAAGGGCGAGCGCACCGGCGAGGAGGCGCTCGCCCGCGCCTTCGACCTGGTCCGCCAGATCAACAAGACCCCGATCGTCGTCAACGACTCGCGCGGCTTCTTCACCTCGCGGGTCATCGGTCACTTCATCAACGAGGGCGTCGCGATGGTCGGCGAGGGCATCGAGCCCGCCTCCGTCGAGCAGGCCGCGGCCCAGGCGGGCTACCCGGCGAAGGTCCTGTCCCTGATGGACGAGCTGACCCTCACGCTGCCCCGCAAGATCCGCAACGAGTCGAAGCGCGCCGTCGAGGAGGCGGGCGGCACCTGGGCCACCCACCCCGCGGAGGCCGTCATCGACCGCATGGTCGACGAGTTCGACAGGACCGGCCGCAGCGGCGGCAAGGGCTTCTACGACTACGGCGACGACGGCAAGCGCACCGGCCTGTGGCCGGGCCTGCGCGAGCACTTCACGAAGACCGGGCACAGCATCCCGTTCGCGGACATGCAGGAGCGGATGCTGTTCTCCGAGGCGCTCGACACCGTGCGCCTCCTGGAGGAGGGCGTCCTCACCTCGGTCGCCGACGCCAACATCGGCTCCATCTTCGGCATCGGCTTCCCGGGCTGGACCGGCGGCGTGCTCCAGTACATCAACGGCTACGAAGGGGGCCTGCCCGGATTCGTGGCCCGCGCGCGGGAGCTCGCCGAGCGCTACGGCGATCGGTTCACGCCGCCCGCGCTGCTCGTGGAGAAGGCGGACAACGGCGAGAAGTTCAGCGACGGCTGA
- a CDS encoding MerR family transcriptional regulator, which produces MATGTEESVTGTHESAGDPQGPTAPRESVYTVDELAARAGVTVRTIRFYSTKGLLPPPVIGPRRVGHYGPGHLSRLALIEELQHQGMTLAAIERYLEQLPPDLSAHDLAIHRAVVASWAPEGAEEMSRADLERRAGRALSAEDVRRLAAMGVVAYDAEADRCRVDPALLRLGLRLLDVPIPHETILAARTVLMEHTRSAAHELSRLFRDQVSGPYREHASDPEHVAAMKSLSAHMQPLVVQALVTAFQRSLKEELREWLTET; this is translated from the coding sequence ATGGCGACGGGCACGGAGGAGTCGGTGACGGGCACCCACGAGTCGGCGGGGGACCCGCAGGGGCCGACGGCTCCGCGGGAGTCGGTCTACACGGTCGACGAGCTCGCCGCGCGGGCGGGCGTCACCGTGCGCACCATCCGCTTCTACAGCACCAAGGGCCTGCTGCCGCCGCCCGTGATCGGCCCGCGCCGCGTCGGCCACTACGGCCCCGGGCACCTCTCCCGGCTCGCGCTCATCGAGGAGTTGCAGCACCAGGGCATGACCCTCGCGGCGATCGAGCGGTATCTGGAGCAGCTGCCGCCGGACCTGAGCGCGCACGACCTGGCCATCCACCGCGCGGTGGTGGCCTCGTGGGCGCCGGAGGGCGCGGAGGAGATGTCCCGCGCCGATCTGGAGCGCCGGGCGGGCCGGGCCCTTTCGGCGGAGGACGTGCGGCGGCTCGCCGCGATGGGCGTCGTCGCCTACGACGCGGAGGCGGACCGCTGCCGGGTCGACCCGGCGCTGCTGCGGCTCGGCCTGCGCCTGCTCGACGTACCGATTCCGCACGAGACGATCCTGGCGGCGCGCACGGTCCTGATGGAGCACACGCGCTCGGCGGCGCACGAGCTGTCGCGGCTCTTCCGCGACCAGGTGTCGGGGCCCTATCGCGAGCACGCGTCGGACCCCGAGCACGTGGCGGCCATGAAGTCGCTGTCGGCCCATATGCAGCCGCTGGTGGTGCAGGCCCTGGTCACGGCCTTCCAGCGGTCCTTGAAGGAGGAGCTGAGGGAGTGGCTCACGGAGACCTGA
- a CDS encoding AMP-dependent synthetase/ligase → MTTSTRLPGDPADLTFPALLLRNAEDHPDLPALSWREGPGWSTLTWAEVRREVAVLAAGYAALGVRRGEHVLMMMANRPEHWLSDLALVHLGAVPVTVYGTSAPEQIAHIARHSRARLAVVEGARELVRWEPALADAAVPLERLVVVEAAAAGPHGTYAALRESGTRAHRSDAFEKAWRAVRATDPLTVVYTSGTTGDPKGVRLTHRGVLLNGIALDEAIGFPPFAGHVCYLPFAHIAERVLGIYLPLLRASPVHLCADPARIAAIAAELRPQQFFGVPRVWEKLAASFGAALAALPEERRRAVEAANETARAHVACRERGERPPDDLDAAYREAREKVLDPLLARVGLDRLLWAASAAAPMPVAVTRFWAGFGLVVVDAWGLTETSGVVTTNGPRTFRIGSVGRPLRGMEVRTAADGEILVRGPFVCEGYLRADGGVDDVRDADGWLATGDVGRLDEDGYLWMTDRKKELIVTSTGKNVAPALVESTLKEHPLIGQALVHGDGRSYLVALLVLDPESAAAWAAARGIEGDPAASEEVRREVARAVETANARLNRTEQVKRHLLLTEEWGPETGELTPSLKLRRRVIREKYRNHIESLYTG, encoded by the coding sequence ATGACCACGAGCACACGACTTCCCGGGGACCCCGCCGACCTCACGTTCCCCGCCCTGCTGCTGCGCAACGCCGAGGACCACCCCGACCTGCCCGCCCTGTCCTGGCGCGAGGGGCCCGGCTGGTCGACGCTCACCTGGGCCGAGGTGCGGCGCGAGGTCGCGGTCCTCGCCGCCGGGTACGCCGCCCTCGGGGTGCGCCGCGGCGAGCACGTCCTGATGATGATGGCCAACCGCCCCGAGCACTGGCTGAGCGATCTCGCCCTGGTCCACCTCGGTGCCGTCCCCGTCACCGTGTACGGCACCTCGGCGCCCGAGCAGATCGCCCACATCGCCCGGCACAGCCGCGCCCGCCTCGCCGTCGTCGAGGGCGCGCGCGAGCTCGTCCGCTGGGAGCCCGCCCTCGCCGACGCCGCGGTGCCCCTGGAGCGCCTCGTGGTCGTCGAGGCGGCCGCGGCGGGGCCGCACGGCACGTACGCGGCGCTGCGCGAGAGCGGCACCCGGGCGCACCGGTCCGACGCCTTCGAGAAGGCCTGGCGCGCGGTCCGCGCCACCGATCCGCTCACCGTCGTCTACACCTCCGGCACCACCGGCGACCCCAAGGGCGTGCGCCTGACCCATCGCGGGGTGCTCCTGAACGGCATCGCCCTGGACGAGGCCATCGGCTTCCCGCCCTTCGCGGGCCACGTCTGCTACCTGCCCTTCGCGCACATCGCGGAGCGCGTCCTCGGCATCTACCTGCCGCTGCTGCGCGCCTCGCCCGTGCACCTGTGCGCGGACCCCGCCCGGATCGCCGCCATCGCGGCCGAGCTGCGCCCCCAGCAGTTCTTCGGCGTCCCGCGCGTGTGGGAGAAGCTCGCCGCGTCGTTCGGCGCGGCCCTCGCCGCCCTGCCCGAGGAGCGCCGCCGCGCCGTCGAGGCGGCGAACGAGACGGCCCGCGCGCACGTGGCCTGCCGCGAGCGCGGCGAGCGCCCGCCGGACGACCTCGACGCCGCCTACCGCGAGGCCAGGGAGAAGGTCCTCGACCCGCTGCTCGCGCGCGTCGGGCTCGACCGGCTGCTGTGGGCGGCCAGCGCCGCCGCCCCGATGCCGGTGGCCGTGACCCGGTTCTGGGCGGGCTTCGGCCTGGTGGTCGTGGACGCCTGGGGCCTGACGGAGACCAGCGGCGTGGTCACGACCAACGGCCCGCGGACCTTCCGGATCGGCTCGGTGGGCAGGCCGCTGCGCGGCATGGAGGTCCGCACGGCCGCCGACGGCGAGATCCTGGTGCGCGGCCCCTTCGTGTGCGAGGGCTATCTGCGGGCCGACGGCGGCGTCGACGACGTACGGGACGCCGACGGCTGGCTCGCCACCGGCGACGTCGGGCGGCTCGACGAGGACGGCTACCTGTGGATGACCGACCGCAAGAAGGAGCTGATCGTCACCTCCACCGGCAAGAACGTCGCGCCCGCGCTCGTCGAGAGCACCCTCAAGGAGCACCCGCTCATCGGCCAGGCCCTCGTGCACGGCGACGGCCGCTCGTATCTGGTGGCGCTGCTCGTCCTGGACCCGGAGTCGGCCGCCGCCTGGGCCGCGGCGCGCGGCATCGAGGGCGACCCGGCCGCGAGCGAGGAGGTCCGCCGGGAGGTGGCCCGCGCCGTCGAGACGGCCAACGCGCGCCTCAACCGCACCGAGCAGGTCAAGCGCCATCTGCTGCTCA